DNA from Scheffersomyces stipitis CBS 6054 chromosome 1, whole genome shotgun sequence:
gattttgtTTATCCGTATTGACAATCAACAAAGGCTGTTTGCGAACAGTACCAGCAATGGCAATAACAATTCTAACTCCCGTTTGGGGACTCCACGAGTTGAACAGGGTAGTTTCAGCGCGTCGGAGAACGGTGCTTCTGACAGCTACTCCCGTACACTTACCGAAGACGAATCAGGAGACAATTCTACTACTGTTTCAGGCAACGATACCACTtatcagcagcagcaactcCGTGCCCCGGTATTTTCGCCACTTGTGAGTCTGATTCGCTTGGACCtcaacaactacaaccaCGACTTCAAAGCATTTGTTTATTTGCTAATTCGACCTCTGTTCCAGTTTGACTTTGCGAACCTCAAGAATACCCGTTTTTTCCGTAAAATATGGACCGAGGAGATTGAAAACAGTATCCTGGTACCGCCATTGCCGAGCACGAGCTCGTTAATGAACAGATGGCTGAAGGGGAAACTGTTGTGGAACTCCATTGTAGAAGGTAGAGCCGTAATTCAACCAGTTAAAGGTGTTAATGAAGTGTTTAAATTGGCATACAAAGGCGGGAAAGACGGTGAAAGAAGTATACGATCTTCCACGGCAGCAGCTGCAGCAGCTCCTGTAGCCATTAAAGATCCTTGTGGCTTCTGTGGAGAGTGTAGAGACGATATCTTGGAGCACTCCAGATTGTACTATATCAAGTTATTAGAGACTTCTGTCCATGGCAGTAACGCTAAAGATTCTGATGTTCATGATGTAATTGCCCAGTACCCACTTTGCAACTACTGTTTGATCAAATTACGTAACATTTGTGACTTGTTTGCCAAGTTGAGGTTGATCCACTCCAATATTTACAATCTAAAACAAAACCATGCGTTCGAAGAGTTTGGTCTtgtatcttcttccaactttcCACAGTTCAAGAGAACGAGTTCTGGAACCGGCTCCCCTAATCTTCTGGGATCTGAAGATGGCATTCTTACGAACAGTTCTTCTCGTAGGATAGCTTTAAGCAGAAAGGAGGaatccaagttgatcaagatttACATCATGTTAGCATTGATTAGAAACAAGATTTTCTGGAGCAAATTGGGCTTCTGGGACAATGCGGCTAACATTGACGAAATCAACGTAGACGAAATCCATTATGAGACTTTTAAAGATATGATTTCCTCTTCACCATCTTTGCACTCTAAggattcaagaagatccaCGGTAACAGAGGTCCCTTCTACTCCACAGACAAATGATGGAAGTGCCGTGTTCAAACCAAGAGATGAAAAGCGCGGTCTGGCTTCATTGGTGTCTCCTAGAGAGATCTTACAGGAGAAAGCAAGTAAAAGTCGTAACAACAGCCAAAATGGCactgacgaagaagacacAGATAATGAACGATTTGCCGACAGTTCAGACAAATTTCAGGAAGAGCAAAACCAAACGAATGGCGACACTAACGATCAAGGTAATGTAGATAATAAGCTGTTGCGATCCAGCAGACTGTTGGGGTCCAACAAACTGTTGCACTCCCCTGTGGAAGAAGCTGTTGGGTTAGAGAGAAAAAACTCCAAGTCCAAACAGTttacgaagaagatgaataAATCATTAGAGCACACCATAGAGATGTTGAAGGAGAGTATTGAAGACTCTTAGTAATATAATATCAACAGCATAATATGGTATTTGTACAATCCATAACACTACAATTTCACGCATTAGAGTATGAGACTCCATAGTAAAGTTACAGTTAGTCTAAGTACGCTGATGTCAAATAGGAGCAGTGGTACGGTTATCCAAAACGGTTGGAATGTAGAACACAGTATCACACAGTATAATTATCGTTGAGCATAGTACAATTGCGATATTGTAAGTAAACCGAGAATAGGACCTACTATTCAGTTCGGCTTGAGATTGAGATTGTACCACAGTTTCTACCAAGTTAATATACAGTTATATATCGGGTATCGACATGTAGTGCAAACAGTTAGACTAGTCTAGCTGTGTAGTATTCTACAGTGCGGTAAATAACCAGCATCACAGTAGGAACGAGGCGGATACAAGGCTAGCTTTTGCATATGGTGTTTCTTAGTAGACAAAGTAGGGCGTTGTAGTGACTTAGGGCAAGTCATCAAGAGAACAAAATAGGCAACACATGAAACGCCAGCGTACTGTAAACGGAGCAACTTTTAGAGGGATAGTTCAGGAAATAAGGGCTGGTTTTGGGTGTTCATGGCTCATTGGACACAGTCGATTTCGCTTGTCCCATGTATAGAACAAACAGAACAATGTACCGAACAATGAGATTTAGTCTGCCCAAGAAATACTAGAATTTTCTTAGAGCTCTGAGTGAGCACAGAAGAATAAAGGGCAAAGATTGCTAACATAATCTGTAGGCTACAATGACCAATAAAGGGTAGCTACAGAAGATTCAGGTGTTAAGAGTAACAAAATCTATATACCTATGATAATTGACCTCTGGAATAGCGAGAGAAGCGGAACCTTCTGGTGGCTGAAGCTGGCTTTCGCAGGaaaatgggtgcaattTAGGGAGAGACAAGAACAGACAGAGACACACAATCTACCAGATTTAAGTAACACAGGGAATCAACCCACTGCGAACAAGACAAGCACTTCCTCTTAGAGCTATTAAGGTCGATCTTTGTTTGTGGGCCTGGGAGTTTCATGTAGCTAGAGCCCTGATTCTCTGTAATTTGTGCTAAAACGCGTACCGTGAGTTAGCGACAGCAAATGTAATATAGCGAGACTAGTCCCCCAGCAACGGCTACACAAATTATAGAACAACCAGCACCGGCACCAGACGTGCATCATTGCTGGCACGGCCATTGTTTGACAGATCGTGAATTGTCTGACCCAACAATATAGGCAGGTACCACTATGTATTAACAATGTATTAACAATGTAGTAAATTTGTCACGAAATGTTTcagaagagagaagaatgaaTA
Protein-coding regions in this window:
- a CDS encoding predicted protein, yielding MSSESLDERLTAEITSLSTKLVTAVAKQSDLEEAVLHLRKELQSAKLEQRRYESDSAKYKELVPRYTKLREDFQTTEDKMRLAETERTRLEHEVEDLTASLFDEANTRVSNAARETHNYKVKNKKLQEELEEKQTIIDDLQEQLKDLKILFIRIDNQQRSFANSTSNGNNNSNSRLGTPRVEQGSFSASENGASDSYSRTLTEDESGDNSTTQQQLRAPVFSPLVSSIRLDLNNYNHDFKAFVYLLIRPSFQFDFANLKNTRFFRKIWTEEIENSISVPPLPSTSSLMNRWSKGKSLWNSIVEGRAVIQPVKGVNEVFKLAYKGGKDGERTPVAIKDPCGFCGECRDDILEHSRLYYIKLLETSVHGSNAKDSDVHDVIAQYPLCNYCLIKLRNICDLFAKLRLIHSNIYNLKQNHAFEEFGLVSSSNFPQFKRTSSGTGSPNLSGSEDGILTNTLSRKEESKLIKIYIMLALIRNKIFWSKLGFWDNAANIDEINVDEIHYETFKDMISSSPSLHSKDSRRSTVTEVPSTPQTNDGSAVFKPRDEKRGSASLVSPREILQEKASKSRNNSQNGTDEEDTDNERFADSSDKFQEEQNQTNGDTNDQAVGLERKNSKSKQFTKKMNKSLEHTIEMLKESIEDS